GCTTGGCGCCGAGCCTGGAGTACACGGCGCGTACGACGGTGCGTTCGTGCACGCCGGTGACGCTGCCGGTGAGCCGGGTGCCGTCGGGCAGGTCGACGGCGACGTCGAGGACCTCGCCGTCACCCGGGTCGTCGCCGGTGTGCCGGCGGGTGAGGGCCAGGACCGGGGCGAGCTCGTCGAGGACCGTGTTGAGCACCGCCCGGCCCAGCGCCCGGGGCGGTACCTCTCCGCGGCGCCACTCCGCGGCCGCGGCCCGGTCGCGGGGCACGCCGGCGAGCGCGGCCTGGAGCAGCCGGTTGCCGACCGCCCACTTCTGCAGGGGGTCGACGGTGAGCGGCAGCCGGTCCTCGACGTCCGCCTCGTCCCCGGCCAAAGAGATGCCCAGCCGGTGACGCAGGAACCACTTGGCCGGGTGCTCGAGGAGGGCGACGAGGTCGTCGAGGTCGACCTCGGCGGGCGAGGGCTCGGCGGGCAGCGGCCCGGGCAGGAACGGCGGTGTCGGGGTGCGTCCGGCGCGGGCGGCGAGCGCGGCGCGGTGGGCGTGGACGTCGAAGCTGAACGGGCCCGGCCGGCGCAGGGCGCCGGGGGTGAAGGCCCGGTCGTCGACCGGCTGCAAGGGGTGCCGGACGACGACGTGGTCGCGGACGGGCCGGCCGTCACCGGCGGCGGCGGTCACGTCGAGGGCGTCGAGCAGCTCCCCGACCGGGACGGCGGGCGCCCGGACGGCTCCGGTGCGCTCGTCCGCGCCGGCGTACAGGACGACGAGGCGCTCCCCGGCCGCGGCCACCGCGTCGAGGAACAGCTGGCGGTCCTCGCTGCGCTGGTCCCGCTCCCCCAGGCACGGGTCGCGCAGCAGGACGTCGTCCCCGTCGGTACCGGTGCCGCGGGGGAACGCCCCGTCGTCCATGCCGAGCAGGCACACGACCCGGTGCGGGACGGCGCGCATGGGTTCCAGCGAGCACACCGTCAGGGCGCCGGTGCGGAACCCGGCGCGGGTGGGCCGGCCCTCGAGCCGGCCAGCGAGCAGGGCCCGCACGTCGGGCAGCCGCAGCGGCACCCCGTCGTGGGCCTGCCCGGCGCGTCGCACGTCGGCGAGCACGCGGCGGGCCTGCACGGCCTGCCAGGACTGGTCCGGCGGGACGTCGGTGAGCAGGTCCAGGGCCTGGTCGAGGTCGTCGAGCCAGTGGGCCAGCGGCCGGGTGCCGTCGAGGGCGGCCAGCACGGTGCCCAACCGGTCGACGAGCTCGGCCAGGCGTCCGGCGAGGTCGACGTCCGTGCTGTCGACGTCGTCCAACGGCAGCGCTGACCCGACGTAGCGGTGGTCCTCCTCGGCCATGGCGACACCGAGCAGCAGCCGGTCCAGGCCGGCGTCCCAGGTGCCCTGGCGCAGGACGCCGAGCCCGTACCGGGCGCGGCGCCGGGTGTCCTCGCCCCACCGGGTCCCGGTGGCGACCACCCAGCTGCGGACGCGGTCGAGGTCGTCGTCGCCGAGGGCGAACCGGCGCCGGACCGGTTCGCGGGCGGCGAGGTCGAGGACCTCCGAGGCGGTGACGCGCCCGTCGGCGAGACGCAGCAGGTCCTCGAGCACTCCGAGCACGGGGTTGGTGCGCCGCGGTGACCGGTCGGCCAGGCGGACCCGCAGCGTCTGGCCGGGGTGGACGACGTCCGGGCCGTCGTCGTCCCCGGCCAGGCCGAAGGTCGCGGTGACGAGCGGGGCGTAGGCCTCGACGTCCGGGCACATGACGAGGACGTCGCGCGGCTCCAGGGTGGGGTCGTCGGCGAGCAGGCCGACCAGTGCCTCGCGGAGCACCTCGACCTGGCGGGCCCGGCCGTGGCAGGCGTGGACCTCGACGCTGCGGTCCTGCGGGTCGAACGGCACCGGCGGGAAGGTGGCGTCGTCGTCCCGCAGCCGCTGCTGCAGGGCGCCGAGCAGGGTGGCCGGGGGCGCCGGGGCCGGGTGGTGCTCGTCTGTGTGCGGGACGGCCAGCGCGCCGAGTCGAACCTGGAGCTCGGCGGTGTCGCGGGC
This DNA window, taken from Kineosporiaceae bacterium SCSIO 59966, encodes the following:
- the recC gene encoding exodeoxyribonuclease V subunit gamma, with product MLRTHRSERADALVAPLAAVLAVPPQDPFTPDVVAVPTRGVERWLAQRLSHHLGAGPDGETGVCANIDFASPSRLVGSVLAGVLAGVLDVDPDDDPWHPDRLLWPLLRVIDHSAGEPWCEVLTRHLGLDVAVDPDPADAADPADPADAVDAADSAGPDDPTGPRRGRRLAVARHLAGLFASYHRQRPGLVLEWLDGGDGDGAGGTVPADLRWQPELWRRVRREVGVPSPAERIEDAVALLRDQPDRVDLPARLSVFGPTRLPAEHLAVLAALAEHRDVHLWLPHPSPRLWEKVAAASAPGPRRRALPPLAAHPLLASMARDTAELQVRLGALAVPHTDEHHPAPAPPATLLGALQQRLRDDDATFPPVPFDPQDRSVEVHACHGRARQVEVLREALVGLLADDPTLEPRDVLVMCPDVEAYAPLVTATFGLAGDDDGPDVVHPGQTLRVRLADRSPRRTNPVLGVLEDLLRLADGRVTASEVLDLAAREPVRRRFALGDDDLDRVRSWVVATGTRWGEDTRRRARYGLGVLRQGTWDAGLDRLLLGVAMAEEDHRYVGSALPLDDVDSTDVDLAGRLAELVDRLGTVLAALDGTRPLAHWLDDLDQALDLLTDVPPDQSWQAVQARRVLADVRRAGQAHDGVPLRLPDVRALLAGRLEGRPTRAGFRTGALTVCSLEPMRAVPHRVVCLLGMDDGAFPRGTGTDGDDVLLRDPCLGERDQRSEDRQLFLDAVAAAGERLVVLYAGADERTGAVRAPAVPVGELLDALDVTAAAGDGRPVRDHVVVRHPLQPVDDRAFTPGALRRPGPFSFDVHAHRAALAARAGRTPTPPFLPGPLPAEPSPAEVDLDDLVALLEHPAKWFLRHRLGISLAGDEADVEDRLPLTVDPLQKWAVGNRLLQAALAGVPRDRAAAAEWRRGEVPPRALGRAVLNTVLDELAPVLALTRRHTGDDPGDGEVLDVAVDLPDGTRLTGSVTGVHERTVVRAVYSRLGAKHRLRAWVQLLALSAARPDGGWRAVTVGRGPTGRPTATAALLPPLDQATATRRLDELVRLRPRAARQPLPLPVDTAASYARARLGGDTEPVALEAAARTWHDGFERADEHHRLCWGDDVPLSALAGVPDPTEQAWWPQETTRFGVLARRVWHPLLAHEETETS